One Alicyclobacillus acidoterrestris DNA window includes the following coding sequences:
- a CDS encoding N-acetyltransferase: MEVRKAASTDVESMQQLIQQFADVGLMLPRTIKSLCEHLQCFTVAVEDGQVIGVAGLHVLWKDLAEIRSLAVAPHVHGKGVGRKVVEHLIREAEHLGIPQVLSLTYQTGFFEKLNFHVIRKESLPHKVWKDCFYCKKFYHCDEVAMVYYTQHYEAFQAFKEAR; the protein is encoded by the coding sequence GTGGAAGTCCGAAAAGCGGCATCAACGGATGTCGAGAGTATGCAACAACTTATACAACAGTTTGCGGACGTTGGGCTCATGCTTCCACGGACCATCAAATCGTTATGTGAACATTTGCAATGCTTCACAGTTGCCGTAGAGGATGGGCAGGTCATCGGTGTAGCTGGTCTCCACGTGCTCTGGAAAGACCTCGCCGAGATTCGCTCGCTGGCGGTCGCGCCACACGTGCACGGAAAAGGCGTAGGCCGGAAAGTCGTCGAACACCTGATTCGCGAAGCCGAGCACCTAGGTATACCACAAGTATTGTCTCTAACGTACCAAACGGGGTTCTTCGAGAAGCTGAATTTCCACGTCATCCGCAAAGAGAGTCTGCCGCATAAAGTCTGGAAGGACTGCTTTTACTGTAAGAAGTTTTACCACTGCGATGAGGTAGCCATGGTATATTATACACAACATTACGAGGCTTTCCAAGCCTTCAAAGAAGCCCGATGA
- a CDS encoding aspartate aminotransferase family protein, whose product MSAMTQIDLAQSNALFNNYGPRALRMVRGEGVFLYDDAGKQYLDFTAGIAVCNLGHADKGLAEVIAKQAGTLLHTSNLFLIPGQVALAQKLADLAGLAEDAKVMFVNSGTEANEAALKLVRKYHASVAGKARTKVLSLPNAFHGRTMGALSLTPKAAYHEGFTPLVPDCVTPETLADVLTAIDEDVAACIVEVVQGEAGVYPLATDYLQALANRLHEVGALLIVDEVQTGVGRTGRFFAYEQVGIQPDVVTLAKGLGNGVPVGAVIARESVAAAFSPGSHGSTFGGNPLAMAAGNYVVDTVTAKGFLDGVCQVSVALEQVLRRYFTNVSGRGMMWGFDVADAKTFAKQAVERGLLVTKCSPTRIRIVPPLILREEHVERFESIVQKLA is encoded by the coding sequence ATGAGCGCAATGACACAAATTGACCTGGCGCAAAGTAATGCACTGTTTAACAATTACGGGCCGCGGGCGTTGCGGATGGTCCGTGGCGAAGGCGTCTTTTTATACGACGATGCAGGGAAGCAATATCTCGACTTTACGGCGGGTATCGCTGTGTGCAACTTGGGGCACGCGGATAAGGGGCTCGCGGAAGTGATTGCGAAACAGGCGGGGACGCTGTTACATACGTCCAACTTGTTCCTTATCCCTGGTCAGGTGGCGTTGGCGCAAAAGTTGGCTGACTTAGCGGGATTGGCCGAGGATGCGAAAGTGATGTTTGTGAATAGTGGTACAGAGGCCAATGAAGCGGCGCTGAAATTGGTGCGTAAGTACCATGCAAGCGTCGCGGGCAAGGCGCGCACGAAGGTACTGTCGCTGCCGAATGCGTTTCACGGGCGGACGATGGGGGCGTTGTCATTAACGCCGAAGGCTGCATATCATGAGGGATTCACCCCGCTGGTGCCAGATTGTGTGACGCCGGAGACGCTTGCGGACGTGCTGACGGCGATTGATGAAGACGTCGCTGCGTGCATTGTGGAAGTCGTGCAGGGAGAGGCGGGGGTTTATCCACTTGCCACAGACTACCTGCAGGCGCTTGCCAACCGACTGCATGAGGTCGGGGCGCTATTGATTGTCGATGAAGTTCAAACAGGTGTGGGCCGCACCGGACGTTTTTTTGCTTATGAACAAGTGGGCATTCAGCCAGACGTCGTTACGTTGGCTAAGGGGCTTGGCAACGGGGTTCCAGTGGGCGCTGTCATCGCGCGCGAGTCCGTCGCGGCCGCTTTTTCTCCAGGGAGCCACGGATCTACATTTGGCGGCAATCCGCTGGCGATGGCCGCAGGCAACTACGTAGTCGACACGGTCACTGCGAAGGGATTTCTCGATGGTGTGTGTCAAGTGAGTGTAGCGCTAGAACAGGTGTTGCGGCGGTACTTTACGAACGTATCCGGGCGGGGCATGATGTGGGGATTTGACGTGGCGGATGCCAAAACCTTCGCCAAGCAGGCAGTGGAGCGTGGGCTGTTAGTGACCAAGTGCAGTCCGACGAGGATTCGGATTGTCCCTCCGCTCATTTTGCGGGAAGAGCATGTCGAGAGGTTTGAGAGCATTGTGCAAAAGCTTGCCTAA
- a CDS encoding glutamate synthase-related protein: protein MDIHREHDACGIFSQIQKSGQPSKDTVQNGLDALKAMRHRAGYVAGEGDGCGLLLDIPRALWKARFDSAGLDSTFVDAPGFFVAHIFLDSEQSEQLQSHVDSEFSNCGVRVLMRKTDGANREALGKMAQAVCPVFYQVAGLLDDADDELLASLFTAIDDISGVHVASLSHHSAVYKVIGNDETLYRFYADLQHPLFRSTFVLAHTRYSTNTTTSFPRVQPFSSLGHNGEINTILRFYTESSMIGVPVRPDFSDSQMVDRALLSFVSERKWSLFETAELLFPPIVHEIKQMSDELSDLYMYYRSIWGPFAQGPAGVMMRHGNAAVYSVDALGLRPMWLIETDSAYCFSSEQGIIPQSTWVREPKPLSPGEKIGVKWDEFGAQLYLYHELQQEVLNAAKRRFQFRGEHRSLHFAAPYGQKTEVLHPERDEKPLDIRTLAFGFRDDDIKLIEQEIQTGAEPIKSLGFDSPLAALSQEATLLSDFMHETVAVVTNPAIDREREIEHFSTRAVLGRRPSFDGLYQDAPRIEVHAPVLLEELPKSYGLEFQDMQNLAHRNGTICYEDALAMLHTSPHGTVEILIHREEGETIEAALQRFQVEALEAVQAGANAIVLDDRLQFKRGHHIDPFLVTAAIHKALLRPANKSKGEHLRRRTSLILRSGGLRNLHDIMVALGLGADAVVPYLMWETAAARGDMHGVENLYKALTKGIEKVISTLGIHELRGYERLFSAIGLSDEVSQYLGIPSFCGSDEAGLTFDRLEAQSALREEWYAANDRKSIRLNKLFQLYPRIWKSAGSVAQGDVSYDEYVTKLNAFEVDNPLSLRHVLGLDESQEAVEGPIDTTIDGHQYPILISSMSFGSQNEVAYRAYAEAAYRLNIVCVNGEGGEIKDLLTKYPRNRGRQIASGRFGVNADLCNGAYVLEIKIGQGAKPGEGGHLPGSKVTVQVANARNATPGVDLISPSNNHDIYSIEDLAQVIYELKEINPFAKVSVKVPVVPNIGTIAVGVAKAGADVITLSGFDGGTGAARAHAIRHVGLPMEIGVKAAHEALCEAGLRDVIEIWADGGMKSGFDVMKAILLGANRAGFGTMAMVAIGCTSCRACHKDTCHVGIATQMQDMEEAAAKGLKAFAPREFEMATQQLVTFFDAVGKHVAQLTAKLGANRTQDLVGRSDLLVQLQEETRVDTTWLRAVNEVHLGRGTRVRQRSFEEAYGDVLQEIHAYAAATGTDGVAVHGATAGVSTQIQAVPRALGIRESGDAIRSGRTGEPRHIVHDGVAGAGFAAYHTVGMTSIAYGGAQDGVGKASFGGKILVFKRRCADGQWRGGSVGKGLAYGAGHGLFIVQGDADARAGIRLSGADVIIGGEVTEPVRDDFASIATRANMKGFAFEYMTGGRAVVMGDPGPWICSGMTGGRVYLRYQPELGLDEAAFRRRIAKGAKVAIRFVDATGEKDLIELLGTYQRELRKHGQPEAAKRLQPLIDHPGMHFMMIEPAHEITDQDIATE, encoded by the coding sequence ATGGACATACATCGTGAACATGATGCATGCGGAATTTTCTCACAAATACAGAAATCGGGGCAGCCTTCAAAAGACACGGTCCAGAACGGATTGGACGCACTCAAGGCGATGCGCCACAGGGCTGGTTATGTCGCTGGTGAAGGAGACGGATGTGGCTTACTGCTGGATATCCCTCGCGCCTTGTGGAAGGCTCGCTTCGATTCTGCGGGGCTCGACTCGACATTCGTCGACGCGCCAGGATTCTTTGTCGCACACATCTTTCTCGATTCGGAACAAAGTGAGCAGTTGCAGTCGCATGTGGATAGCGAGTTCAGCAACTGCGGCGTACGTGTGCTGATGCGAAAGACGGACGGCGCGAACCGTGAGGCGCTGGGCAAAATGGCACAGGCGGTGTGTCCGGTATTTTATCAAGTGGCCGGTCTGTTGGACGACGCAGACGATGAACTGCTTGCGAGCCTGTTTACGGCGATTGACGATATTTCGGGTGTTCATGTGGCGTCGCTATCACATCACAGCGCGGTGTACAAAGTTATTGGAAACGATGAGACGCTCTATCGCTTCTATGCCGATTTGCAACATCCGCTGTTTCGTTCGACATTTGTACTGGCACATACGCGTTATTCGACGAACACGACCACGTCGTTTCCACGCGTACAGCCGTTTTCGTCGTTGGGGCACAACGGCGAAATCAACACGATTTTGCGGTTTTACACCGAGTCGTCGATGATTGGCGTACCAGTGCGGCCGGATTTCAGCGATTCACAGATGGTGGACAGGGCGCTTTTGTCGTTCGTCTCAGAGCGTAAGTGGTCGCTGTTTGAAACAGCGGAACTCCTATTCCCACCGATTGTCCACGAAATCAAACAAATGTCGGATGAATTATCTGACTTATACATGTATTATCGATCCATTTGGGGACCGTTCGCCCAGGGTCCGGCAGGCGTGATGATGCGCCACGGCAACGCGGCCGTCTATAGCGTCGATGCGTTGGGACTGCGGCCGATGTGGCTGATTGAGACGGATAGCGCATACTGTTTCAGCTCGGAGCAAGGTATCATTCCGCAGTCAACTTGGGTGCGCGAGCCCAAGCCGCTTTCACCGGGTGAAAAGATCGGCGTGAAATGGGACGAATTTGGTGCACAGCTCTACCTGTATCACGAATTGCAGCAAGAGGTTTTAAACGCGGCAAAGCGTCGGTTCCAGTTCCGCGGGGAGCATCGCAGTTTGCATTTTGCGGCGCCATACGGACAGAAAACCGAGGTTTTGCACCCAGAGCGCGACGAAAAGCCACTTGACATTCGGACGCTCGCCTTTGGGTTTCGCGACGACGACATCAAGTTGATTGAGCAGGAGATTCAGACGGGGGCGGAACCGATTAAGTCGCTTGGCTTTGACAGTCCGCTCGCAGCGCTGTCGCAAGAGGCGACCTTATTGTCTGATTTCATGCACGAGACAGTCGCAGTCGTGACGAACCCCGCGATTGACCGCGAGCGGGAGATTGAACACTTTAGCACGCGCGCCGTTCTCGGCCGCAGGCCGTCGTTTGATGGATTGTATCAAGACGCTCCGCGTATCGAGGTACATGCGCCGGTGCTCTTGGAGGAACTCCCGAAGTCGTATGGACTGGAGTTTCAAGACATGCAGAATCTCGCGCATCGCAATGGCACCATTTGCTACGAGGACGCCCTCGCGATGTTGCATACGAGCCCGCATGGAACGGTTGAGATTCTGATTCATCGCGAGGAAGGCGAGACCATTGAAGCAGCGTTGCAGCGCTTCCAAGTAGAGGCGCTGGAGGCGGTGCAGGCCGGAGCCAACGCGATCGTGCTAGATGACCGGTTGCAGTTTAAGCGTGGGCACCATATTGATCCGTTCTTGGTGACCGCCGCCATTCACAAAGCGCTGTTGCGCCCTGCGAACAAGAGCAAAGGCGAGCACCTGCGTCGGCGTACGAGTTTGATTTTGCGCAGTGGCGGGCTTCGCAATCTCCACGACATCATGGTTGCGCTCGGGCTCGGTGCAGATGCAGTCGTCCCGTATCTGATGTGGGAGACTGCGGCAGCGAGAGGCGACATGCACGGTGTGGAAAACCTGTACAAGGCGCTGACGAAGGGCATTGAAAAGGTGATATCCACGCTGGGTATCCACGAACTTCGTGGCTATGAACGCCTGTTTAGTGCCATCGGCCTGTCGGATGAGGTGAGCCAATACCTTGGTATCCCGTCGTTCTGCGGCTCCGATGAGGCGGGGCTGACGTTCGACCGACTCGAGGCGCAGTCGGCGCTGCGCGAGGAGTGGTATGCGGCGAATGACAGGAAGTCGATTCGGCTGAATAAGTTGTTCCAACTCTATCCGCGCATCTGGAAGTCGGCGGGTTCTGTCGCACAGGGTGACGTTTCGTACGACGAATACGTCACGAAGCTCAACGCGTTCGAGGTGGATAACCCGTTGAGTCTGCGTCACGTGCTCGGTCTCGACGAGTCGCAGGAGGCAGTGGAAGGTCCGATTGACACGACGATAGATGGGCATCAGTATCCGATACTCATCAGTTCGATGTCGTTTGGTTCACAGAATGAGGTCGCTTATCGTGCGTATGCGGAAGCTGCGTACCGGCTGAATATCGTCTGCGTCAACGGAGAAGGCGGAGAGATTAAGGATTTGCTGACCAAGTATCCGCGCAACCGCGGACGTCAGATTGCTTCTGGTCGCTTCGGTGTCAATGCCGACTTGTGTAACGGCGCCTATGTGCTCGAAATCAAGATTGGGCAAGGGGCGAAGCCTGGTGAGGGGGGGCACTTGCCGGGATCGAAAGTGACCGTTCAAGTCGCAAACGCGCGGAATGCGACACCGGGTGTTGATCTCATCTCTCCTTCGAATAATCACGATATCTATTCGATTGAGGACTTGGCCCAGGTCATATACGAACTGAAGGAAATCAACCCGTTTGCAAAAGTGTCGGTCAAGGTGCCTGTTGTTCCGAATATCGGTACTATCGCTGTCGGTGTCGCGAAGGCCGGTGCTGATGTCATTACGTTGTCTGGGTTTGACGGCGGTACGGGTGCGGCGAGAGCGCACGCCATCCGGCACGTGGGCTTGCCGATGGAGATTGGCGTCAAAGCGGCGCACGAGGCACTGTGTGAAGCGGGACTGCGCGATGTTATCGAAATTTGGGCGGATGGCGGCATGAAATCCGGCTTTGATGTGATGAAAGCTATCTTGTTGGGCGCGAACCGCGCGGGCTTTGGCACGATGGCGATGGTCGCTATCGGCTGTACGTCTTGTCGCGCCTGTCACAAAGACACGTGTCACGTCGGGATTGCCACGCAGATGCAGGACATGGAAGAGGCTGCGGCCAAAGGGCTCAAAGCGTTCGCACCGCGTGAATTCGAAATGGCGACGCAGCAACTCGTCACGTTCTTCGATGCGGTTGGTAAGCATGTCGCGCAGTTGACGGCGAAGCTTGGCGCCAACCGGACGCAGGATTTGGTTGGACGAAGCGATTTGCTCGTGCAATTGCAGGAAGAGACGCGGGTGGATACGACGTGGTTGCGGGCGGTCAACGAGGTTCATCTCGGCCGTGGAACAAGGGTTCGGCAGCGGTCATTTGAGGAAGCGTACGGAGATGTTCTCCAGGAAATTCACGCGTATGCTGCGGCGACGGGCACGGATGGTGTCGCTGTACACGGCGCGACGGCGGGTGTGTCGACGCAAATTCAAGCTGTGCCGCGCGCACTTGGCATTCGCGAGAGCGGCGACGCCATTCGCAGCGGGCGTACGGGCGAACCTCGCCATATTGTGCATGACGGTGTCGCGGGGGCTGGCTTTGCCGCTTACCACACGGTTGGAATGACGAGCATCGCGTACGGTGGCGCTCAGGATGGCGTCGGCAAGGCGTCGTTTGGCGGCAAGATTCTCGTCTTCAAGCGCAGATGTGCGGATGGTCAATGGCGCGGCGGATCCGTCGGCAAAGGGCTGGCGTACGGAGCGGGTCATGGGCTGTTCATCGTGCAGGGAGATGCGGACGCGCGTGCGGGCATTCGCCTCTCTGGGGCCGACGTCATTATTGGTGGCGAAGTCACGGAACCGGTGCGCGATGATTTCGCGAGCATCGCGACTCGCGCGAACATGAAAGGTTTCGCGTTTGAGTACATGACTGGCGGTCGAGCTGTCGTCATGGGGGATCCGGGTCCGTGGATTTGCTCCGGGATGACGGGAGGCCGTGTCTACCTTCGGTATCAGCCAGAGCTTGGATTGGATGAAGCGGCATTCCGCCGGCGGATTGCCAAGGGAGCGAAGGTCGCTATCCGGTTTGTGGATGCGACGGGCGAGAAGGATTTGATTGAGCTGCTGGGCACCTATCAGCGGGAACTGCGCAAGCACGGTCAGCCGGAGGCCGCGAAACGACTACAGCCTTTGATTGACCATCCTGGCATGCATTTTATGATGATTGAGCCAGCTCACGAGATCACAGATCAGGATATTGCAACAGAATAA
- a CDS encoding argininosuccinate synthase: protein MKEKLVLAYSGGLDTSVSIPWIKDHYGYDVIAMCVDVGEGKDLDTVQNKAVKVGAIKSYKIDAKSRFAKEFIAPALKANALYEGKYPLASALSRPLIAQLLVEVAAAEGAVAVAHGCTGKGNDQVRFEVSINALAPGVKVVAPVREWGFTRDEEIRYAHEHGVPIPVNLDNPFSIDANLWGRAIECGVLEDPWQAAPEEVFEWTVAPEAAPDTAETVVIGFEQGVPVSLDGQPLELAQLIAQLNEICGKHGVGRIDHVENRLVGIKSREVYESPAARVLIMAHQELEHLTLTREVLQYKMGLELEYSKLIYNGLWFSPLKSAFDAFIDATQTHVTGEVRVKLFKGTAQVTGRQSANSLYRHDLATYTTGDSFDHMAAVGFISLWGLPTTVHATLHNQQAGTPKLDGLGVSVVASDVAEGTVV from the coding sequence ATGAAGGAAAAACTCGTATTGGCATACTCAGGCGGCTTGGATACCTCGGTGTCCATCCCGTGGATTAAAGATCACTATGGATATGATGTTATCGCGATGTGCGTCGACGTCGGTGAGGGCAAGGACTTGGATACGGTCCAAAACAAGGCTGTGAAGGTCGGCGCGATAAAATCTTATAAGATTGACGCCAAATCGCGTTTTGCAAAGGAGTTTATCGCACCTGCACTCAAGGCGAACGCATTGTACGAGGGCAAGTATCCGCTGGCATCCGCGCTGTCGCGTCCGTTGATTGCGCAATTGCTCGTCGAGGTGGCCGCGGCGGAAGGGGCGGTCGCCGTGGCGCATGGATGCACGGGTAAAGGGAACGACCAGGTTCGTTTCGAGGTCTCCATCAACGCATTGGCACCAGGGGTCAAAGTGGTCGCGCCGGTGCGCGAGTGGGGATTCACGCGCGACGAGGAAATTCGCTATGCGCATGAGCACGGTGTGCCCATTCCAGTAAATCTTGACAACCCGTTCAGCATCGACGCCAACCTGTGGGGGCGGGCGATTGAATGCGGTGTACTGGAAGATCCGTGGCAAGCAGCGCCGGAGGAGGTGTTTGAATGGACGGTTGCGCCAGAGGCCGCACCGGATACAGCTGAGACGGTTGTCATTGGGTTTGAGCAGGGGGTACCCGTTTCGCTGGACGGCCAGCCGCTGGAACTCGCACAGCTCATTGCTCAGTTGAATGAGATCTGTGGGAAGCATGGGGTGGGCCGGATCGATCACGTCGAAAACCGCCTCGTCGGCATCAAATCGCGCGAGGTGTACGAGTCCCCGGCGGCACGCGTCTTGATTATGGCGCATCAGGAGTTAGAGCACCTGACGCTGACGCGGGAAGTGCTGCAGTACAAGATGGGGCTGGAGCTTGAATATAGCAAGCTTATTTATAACGGCCTGTGGTTCTCGCCGCTGAAGTCTGCGTTTGACGCGTTTATCGACGCGACGCAAACGCACGTCACGGGTGAGGTGCGCGTGAAGTTGTTCAAGGGTACCGCGCAGGTGACGGGCAGACAGTCTGCGAACTCGCTGTACCGCCACGACTTGGCGACATACACGACGGGTGACAGTTTTGACCACATGGCGGCGGTTGGGTTCATCTCGCTGTGGGGATTACCGACGACGGTTCATGCGACCTTGCACAATCAGCAAGCGGGCACGCCGAAACTCGATGGCTTGGGCGTCTCCGTCGTAGCATCCGATGTAGCAGAGGGGACTGTGGTATGA
- the argF gene encoding ornithine carbamoyltransferase — MAISEAASEIGRGSSAIVPLGSNYLSVRLQNALWEAHQTLAGRDLLHFSDLTERELEQLLRLSQVLKEAQKTHFTHRLLAGKTIGLIFDKSSTRTRVSFEVGMLQLGGHALFLPGNQLQTGRGEPISDTAQVMSRYVDGVMIRTFRQADVETFAEYATVPVINGLTDEFHPCQLLADALTILEHMGGLRGVTVAYVGDGNNLANSWLQVAPKLGMNIRVATPPGYKPLAHVVEEAKFHAVHNHTQVLVTTDPMRAVDGADVIYTDTWVSMGDEAEAQVRLPQFERYQVNEELCKLAKPDHIFMHCLPAHRGEEVSEEVIDGEHSVIFDQAENRLHAQKAIMAALMADAGAFGEDL; from the coding sequence GTGGCGATATCGGAAGCAGCCAGTGAAATTGGGCGGGGGTCTTCGGCGATTGTGCCGTTGGGATCGAATTATTTATCCGTCCGCCTTCAAAATGCACTCTGGGAGGCACACCAGACGCTTGCCGGTCGGGATCTCTTGCACTTTAGCGATTTGACAGAGCGCGAGTTGGAGCAACTCCTTCGCTTGTCACAGGTGCTGAAGGAGGCACAGAAGACGCATTTTACGCATCGGCTGCTAGCCGGTAAGACAATTGGCCTAATTTTTGATAAATCGTCCACGCGTACGCGTGTTTCGTTCGAAGTCGGGATGTTGCAACTTGGGGGACACGCGCTGTTTTTACCGGGCAACCAACTGCAAACCGGACGTGGAGAGCCGATTTCCGACACGGCGCAGGTGATGTCCCGCTACGTCGATGGCGTGATGATTCGAACGTTCCGGCAGGCGGACGTCGAGACATTTGCCGAGTACGCAACGGTGCCGGTCATCAACGGATTGACCGATGAGTTTCACCCGTGTCAGCTACTGGCGGATGCGTTGACGATTCTCGAGCACATGGGCGGTTTACGCGGTGTGACCGTGGCGTATGTCGGAGACGGAAACAACCTCGCCAATTCGTGGTTACAAGTTGCTCCGAAACTTGGCATGAATATTCGGGTGGCCACACCACCTGGTTATAAACCGCTGGCGCACGTCGTGGAGGAGGCCAAATTCCACGCGGTACACAATCATACGCAGGTACTGGTTACCACAGACCCCATGCGGGCCGTCGATGGTGCGGATGTGATCTACACCGACACTTGGGTGAGTATGGGTGACGAGGCGGAGGCCCAGGTGCGGTTACCTCAATTTGAGAGGTACCAAGTGAACGAGGAATTGTGCAAATTGGCGAAACCGGATCATATCTTCATGCACTGTCTGCCGGCACATCGCGGCGAAGAAGTATCTGAAGAGGTTATCGATGGGGAACACTCTGTCATTTTTGATCAAGCTGAAAATCGTTTGCATGCACAAAAGGCGATTATGGCCGCATTGATGGCGGACGCTGGCGCATTTGGGGAGGATTTGTGA
- a CDS encoding amino acid kinase family protein, with protein sequence MRIVMKIGGALDGRGHHALRAVIAAAMQDDHELVLVHGGGPEITRQLTEAGIELPFVDGLRVTTQEAMPIVLRALQQCNRELMRALDPLAAHFVPLRDGTAVRAGDCGRDRVGEVRHVAADAIVAILEEGKMPLLPPYGVDDDGEFFNLNADTTAAHVARAVAADKLLLCTNVAGVFADFERRKQLYDVTASDLRRHLVAGDFSAGMIPKVQAMLFAANCDIPEVWVVDGSDEGSLLFAIGHAPTPVNPTRTQYGTRLVAMPTNAQTSAPAY encoded by the coding sequence GTGCGGATTGTGATGAAAATCGGCGGGGCATTGGACGGCCGTGGCCACCATGCGTTGCGAGCGGTCATTGCCGCGGCGATGCAGGACGACCACGAGTTGGTACTCGTTCACGGAGGCGGACCAGAGATTACCCGCCAATTGACCGAGGCGGGCATTGAACTGCCGTTTGTCGACGGGCTGCGCGTGACGACGCAGGAGGCGATGCCCATTGTACTGCGGGCGTTGCAGCAGTGTAATCGTGAGTTGATGCGGGCGCTTGATCCGCTTGCTGCTCATTTTGTTCCTCTGAGGGATGGTACAGCCGTGCGGGCGGGGGATTGTGGGCGGGATCGCGTTGGAGAAGTTCGCCACGTGGCGGCGGATGCGATTGTCGCAATATTAGAGGAAGGAAAGATGCCGCTGCTGCCTCCGTATGGCGTGGACGACGACGGCGAGTTTTTCAATTTGAACGCGGATACGACAGCTGCTCACGTCGCGCGCGCGGTCGCCGCCGACAAGCTGTTACTATGCACGAATGTCGCCGGTGTCTTCGCGGATTTCGAGCGCAGGAAGCAACTTTACGACGTCACGGCGTCCGACTTACGGCGGCACCTCGTGGCAGGCGACTTTTCGGCTGGCATGATTCCGAAGGTACAAGCGATGCTGTTTGCCGCCAATTGCGACATTCCCGAGGTGTGGGTCGTCGATGGTAGCGACGAGGGGAGCCTTTTGTTCGCCATCGGCCATGCGCCAACGCCAGTCAACCCCACCCGCACTCAGTATGGAACCCGCTTGGTCGCGATGCCCACAAACGCGCAGACCTCGGCGCCCGCGTACTGA
- the argC gene encoding N-acetyl-gamma-glutamyl-phosphate reductase produces MGRNPRVGVIGATGYAGMELVRLILQHPSMELSYLAGSRERDETFSELFVHLVHEQGVPVEAFDPDACTAACDLAFVALPSGESGHVAAQLHARDLRVIDLSGDLRLSPEVYQAWYHKKPVDAAVQAAAVYGLTEFNGERVATADLVANPGCYATAAILAARPLCAAPFVNASQPLIIDAKSGVTGAGRSAKPHLHFAELSDDFYPYKVGQHQHTPEIEQALDGRFSVLLTTQLLPVRRGIFASVYAQLADVPSTAEVYRLYQEIYADAPFVHVFSPPQVPHIKAVAGSNYVHIGFSVNESARVLQVFCAIDNLQKGAAGQAVQNANRMFGFHETAGLTTPSMWM; encoded by the coding sequence ATGGGGCGTAATCCGCGAGTGGGCGTGATTGGTGCCACAGGGTATGCCGGGATGGAATTGGTGCGCTTGATTTTGCAACATCCATCCATGGAGTTGAGTTACTTGGCGGGCTCACGCGAGCGAGACGAGACATTCTCTGAATTGTTTGTCCACCTCGTCCACGAACAAGGGGTCCCGGTGGAAGCGTTTGATCCCGACGCATGCACTGCAGCCTGCGATTTGGCGTTTGTCGCCTTGCCGTCTGGTGAATCAGGACACGTCGCGGCGCAATTGCACGCGCGCGATTTGCGCGTGATTGATCTCTCCGGCGATTTGCGCCTTTCCCCGGAAGTCTATCAGGCCTGGTACCACAAAAAACCTGTGGACGCGGCCGTGCAAGCGGCGGCCGTTTATGGTTTGACGGAGTTTAACGGTGAGCGGGTGGCGACTGCGGATCTTGTGGCGAACCCTGGTTGCTACGCGACGGCCGCTATCTTGGCTGCGAGGCCGCTTTGCGCTGCGCCATTTGTCAATGCGTCGCAACCGCTGATCATCGACGCCAAGTCAGGAGTGACAGGCGCGGGGCGGAGTGCCAAGCCACACTTGCACTTCGCGGAACTGTCCGACGATTTCTACCCGTACAAGGTGGGGCAGCACCAACATACGCCGGAGATCGAACAGGCGCTGGATGGGCGGTTTTCGGTCTTGTTGACAACGCAATTGTTACCTGTGCGGCGGGGGATTTTCGCGAGCGTGTACGCGCAGTTGGCAGATGTTCCGTCGACTGCAGAAGTCTATCGTCTCTATCAGGAAATTTATGCAGATGCGCCGTTTGTTCACGTCTTTTCGCCGCCGCAGGTGCCACATATCAAGGCGGTGGCGGGATCGAACTATGTACACATTGGGTTCTCTGTGAACGAGTCCGCGCGCGTGCTGCAGGTGTTTTGCGCAATTGACAATTTGCAAAAGGGCGCCGCTGGGCAGGCGGTGCAAAATGCGAACCGGATGTTCGGATTCCACGAGACCGCAGGTCTGACGACGCCATCGATGTGGATGTGA